In the genome of Quercus robur chromosome 3, dhQueRobu3.1, whole genome shotgun sequence, one region contains:
- the LOC126716717 gene encoding uncharacterized protein LOC126716717 isoform X2 encodes MLHVSISTKLFCIPKSIGIFSNVETLELCFSQRMEFDALKVIAILKGFPLLKKFYMMMPCPNDFEQGMLEPNENVHELEHEHLKEVHLAEFYDTPNQINFSIYLIKHACALKEECLYHPCHQALQLYRHHIEQLLQL; translated from the exons ATGCTACATGTTTCTATTTCAACTAAGTTG TTCTGCATACCTAAGAGCATTGGTATCTTCAGCAACGTTGAAACTTTGGAGCTGTGTTTCTCTCAAAGAATGGAATTTGACGCCTTGAAGGTGATAGCTATTCTCAAAGGCTTTCCccttttaaagaaattttatatGATG ATGCCATGCCCAAATGACTTTGAACAAGGAATGCTTGAGCCTAACGAAAATGTCCATGAACTTGAACATGAACATTTGAAGGAAGTTCATCTTGCTGAATTTTATGACACcccaaatcaaattaatttttctatttatttgatCAAACATGCTTGTGCTCTTAAGGAGGAATGCTTGTACCATCCTTGTCACCAAGCACTCCAACTGTATCGCCACCATATAGAACAACTCCTCCAACTCTGA
- the LOC126716717 gene encoding uncharacterized protein LOC126716717 isoform X1 gives MHYIFQQLAKDLPNLRMLHVSISTKLFCIPKSIGIFSNVETLELCFSQRMEFDALKVIAILKGFPLLKKFYMMMPCPNDFEQGMLEPNENVHELEHEHLKEVHLAEFYDTPNQINFSIYLIKHACALKEECLYHPCHQALQLYRHHIEQLLQL, from the exons ATGCATTATATTTTCCAACAGCTTGCAAAAGATCTCCCTAATCTGAGGATGCTACATGTTTCTATTTCAACTAAGTTG TTCTGCATACCTAAGAGCATTGGTATCTTCAGCAACGTTGAAACTTTGGAGCTGTGTTTCTCTCAAAGAATGGAATTTGACGCCTTGAAGGTGATAGCTATTCTCAAAGGCTTTCCccttttaaagaaattttatatGATG ATGCCATGCCCAAATGACTTTGAACAAGGAATGCTTGAGCCTAACGAAAATGTCCATGAACTTGAACATGAACATTTGAAGGAAGTTCATCTTGCTGAATTTTATGACACcccaaatcaaattaatttttctatttatttgatCAAACATGCTTGTGCTCTTAAGGAGGAATGCTTGTACCATCCTTGTCACCAAGCACTCCAACTGTATCGCCACCATATAGAACAACTCCTCCAACTCTGA